Genomic segment of Xanthobacter dioxanivorans:
TCCCGGCACATCGAGACAGATAGAGTTTGAAAGAAGCGGGGTCGCGGCGCGGCCCCGTTTTCCTTGTCCCGCCCGGCGGCCGCCGCATCGCCGGCTCAGCCCCGCCGCCGCGCGAGAGCGAGATCAGAGAGGGCCGGGCCGGCCGCTCACCACCGTGCGGATGGCAAAGGACGACTGGATGCGCGCCACCCCGGGCAGGCGCGAGAGCACTTCCTTGTGCAGGCGCTCATACTCGGCGGCATTGCGGACCTCGATCTTGAGCACATAGTCGGAGAGGCCCGTCATCAAATAGCAGTCGATGATCTCCGGGCACCGGCGCACCGCCGCCTCGAAGCGGTTGAGGAACTCCTCCGTCTGGCGATCGAGGGTGATCTGCGTCAGCACCACGAGGCGTTCCGCCGGCCCCGGCGTCTCGACGATGGCGGTATAGCCCCGGATCACGCCGCCGCGCTCCAGCAGCCGCACGCGCCGCAGGCAGGCGGAAGCGGAAAGCCCCACCGCCTCGGCCAGGTCCGCATTGGACATGCGGCCGTCGGCGCGCAGCAGCCTGACGATATGGGCGTCGATGTCGTCCAGGGTCACCGTTCGAACCTTGTGCGAATGGTTTGCAGATTATTTCAACCAACTCTTTCCAAACCGCATACCCTAATAGCAAATCACAGGACATTTCGCATGTTATGCGCCTAGGATATTGCCTATTGCCGCCACCCGAAGTGCCTCCATGACGGTCATGCCGATTTTTCCCCCGGCCCGCGAGGATCCCGCATTCGCCCGGGCCGGCGCGGTCCTTACCATCGACCTGCGCGCCATCACCGGAAACTGGCGGGCGCTGGCGCGGCGTTCCGGTGCGGCCGAATGCGCCGCCGTGCTCAAGGCGGACGCCTACGGCCTCGGCATGGACCGGGTCGCGCCCGCCCTGGCGGCGGCCGGATGCCGAACCTTTTTCGTCGCCCATCTTGAGGAAGGCATCGCGCTGCGGCGCATCCTGCCCGATGGCGCGCGCATCGGCGTGCTGCACGGGCCCATGCCCGGCACGGAAGCGGAATTCCCGGCGCACCGGCTGCTGCCCGTGCTGAACAGCGCCGAGCAGGTGGAGGGCTTCGCGCGCCTCGCGGCGGCTGCGGGCCGGCGATACCCGGCGATCGTGCAGAGCGACACCGGCATGTCGCGGTTCGGCCTGTCCCGGCCGGACCTCGACCGTCTCCTGCACACGGGCGCCCTCGCCGGCATCGACCTCGTGCTCCACATGAGCCATCTCGCCTGCGCGGACGAGCCCGCCCACCCGGCCAACAGCGCGCAGCGGACGGCCTTCCTGGCGGCCTGCGCCCGCCTGCCCGGCGTGCCGGCGAGCCTTTCCGCCTCGTCGGGCATCTTTCTCGGCCCGACTATCATTTCGATCTCGTGCGGCCGGGCGCGGCTCTCTACGGCATCGCGCCGCAGGCCGGCGCGCCCAATCCCCTGCGTCTCGCGGTGCGCCTCGAAGGCCGGGTGGTGCAGCTGCGCGAGGTTCCCGCCGCCACCGCCATCGGCTATGGCCATACGGCGCGGACGGGAGCGCGGACCCGCCTCGCCACCGTGGGCGTGGGCTATGCGGACGGCTTCCTGCGCAGCCTCTCCAATGCCGGCGCCGCGTGGCGCGACGGCGTGCGGCTGCCCATCGTCGGCCGCATCTCCATGGACAGCGTCGTCCTCGACGTGAGCGCGCTCCCGGACGGCGCGCTCGCCCCGGCGACGGCGTGGACCTCATCGGCCCGGACCAGGACCTCGACGCGCTCGCCGGCGCCGCCGGTACCATCGCCTATGAGATCCTTGCCAGCGTCGGCGCGCGCTACCTGCGCCGCTACATCGGCCATTGACGGAGCAAGCCCATGCGCATCCTCATTCTTGGCAGCGGGGTCGTCGGCACGACGTCGGCCTATTACCTGTCGAAGGCCGGCCACGAGGTGACCGTGCTGGACCGCCAGGATGCCGCCGGCATGGAAACCTCCTTCGCCAATGCCGGGCAGGTGTCCCCCGGCTATTCCGCTCCGTGGGCCGGGCCCGGCATCCCGGTGAAGGCCATCAAGTGGCTGCTCATGCACCACCGTCCGCTGGTGCTGTGGCCGAGCCTCGATCCCAAGCTCTATCTCTGGCTCGCCCGCATGCTGGCCAACTGCACCGAGGACGCCTATCGCCGCAACAAGGCGCGCATGGTGCGTCTCGCCGAGTACAGCCGCGACGCCCTCGATTCGCTGCGCACCGAGACCGGCATCGCCTATGACGAGCGCACCCTCGGCACCCTGCAGCTGTTCCGCACCCAGAAGCAGCTCGACCATGTGCATTCCGACACCGAGGTGCTTGACACCCACGGCGTGCGCTACGAGGTGCTGGACCCGGCCGGCTGCATCCGCGCCGAGCCGGCTCTGGCCCCGTGCGGGAGAAGATCGCGGGCGGCCTGCGCCTGCCCGGCGACGAGACCGGCGATGCCCACATCTTCACCCGGCGCCTCGCGCAGATCTGCGCGAGGCAGGGCGTCACCTTCCGCTACGGGGTCACGGTGGAGGCGCTCCACCACGAGGCCGGCCGCATCTCCGGCGTGGCGCTGAAGGGCGGCGAGGTGGTGAGCGCCGACTCAGCGATGAAGGTGGCCCCGGCCACATCGGTGGCAGGCAGATGGCAACAAACTCCTCTCCACCATATCGAGCGGCAAAGTCACCGGGTCGGCGAATCGAGCGAGCGAGCTGCCTAGCGACCCGGGTTAGCACCACATCGCCGACACCGTGCCCATGCCGATCATTGATGCGCTTGAAGTGATCCACGTCGATCAGCAGGACCGCGAGAGGCGTCCGGTGCCGCGCCGCCCGCTGCATCTCGGAGGCGAGAGCAAGGTCGAAGGCGCGGCGATTGGGCAAACCGGTCAATTGATCCGTGACGGCGAGCACTTCGAGTTGCTCCTCCACTTCCTGGCTGTGCAACAACGCGAGATGTAGGGTCCGGATCAGCAGAATGAGAAGCACGCACACGGCGATGGTGAGCGCCGACAAGATCATCGCGCTCACGATCCATTAGCTCAAGGCCGCTTCGGTGGAAATCCCGACCGACAGGATGAGGGGGTATCCCTCAATTCTGGTGTGAAGGTAATATCGGCTCACCCCATCGAAGACGGAGCGGTCAGCAAAGGCTTCTCGGGCCCATCTTACCATGCGTTGGAACACGGGCGATGTGGCAAGGCTCACACCCGTGTTGCCCTTTCCGTCCGTCGATGGATGTCGAAAAATGACCGTGCCATCGATGCGTGTCAGAGCGACGACACTCCTTGGGCCGAGATCCACATGGTCCAGCAGCGACTGGAAGAAGGCGATACGCAGCGCTGCGATGACCACACCTTCGAACCGTCCATTTGGGCCGGTTAACCTCCGGCTCAGGGCAATGCTCGGGTCACCCGCCCGCAGCCTGCTTTCGAAGGGAGCACTGACATACGTATCGCCCCGGCCTCGGACCTGCGCTTCAAAATAGTCCCGATCGGAAAAATTGCCCTTCCGTGGCTGCACCGACCCAGAATCGTAAACGATCGATGCTCCCTCTCGATCGAGCACGAGCATGGACCCGAGGAACTGCGCGCCAGTTGCCCGATCAAAGAGGACCATTTGGCGAAGCTCAGGACTGAGGTCGCTCAAACCAGATGTTGCGACAGCCTCCTGCGCCCCACGCAGGGAGAGGTCGAGCACGCTGAGGTTTCGACTGATGCTCGATGAAATCGTGTTTAGCACGTTCTCGGCCGAGCGAAGCGCCAACAGCCATGTTTCCTGATAGGAGCGCCAGAGCGTCAGCCCCTGTACAGTGATGATGATGACAATGAGCGTTGCCACGACCAAAGGCACGTATCGACCCGTAACAAGCCGCCGCATATCCTTCCACCCCACCTTCCGGCTTCAGCTGTGCCTTGACTGCAACGATCATGCATCCTAAAATTTTGACTTGGCAACTGGATGGCCTATAGAAAATAAATCGCGTCCATTTCATTATTTGATGTTGTGGATCCTGCAGCTGCGACCGAAATGCCTATCCTCGTTTTTCCGTTTTTGTGCTTCCGCATCAGCCTCGCCTCTGCGTCATGGCCTATAATGAGGTTGTCCACCCGAAGCCCTGACCGGGGCGGACAAGAGCCGGGCGCCACTGTCATCAGCGGCGTCCGGCTTGTTCACTCTGCCTCCAGCGCCGCGTCGTAATGGAATAACGACGACCGTCAGGATCACCCCGCCCTCCTCTTGACTTCGATGGCATGATCCACGCCACATCTGCAGGATCGCCGCAAGTAGGCCTCAGCCGTCGACATCTTCTGCCGTGGATATGCAGTTGGCGACGGTCATCTCATTGCCTTCCCGCGTCGGCGCCCCGCGGCGCTGGGCCGCCCCCGGCTCCGGATCAGTTCCCCAGCTTGGTGCCAGGCGCTCCACGCCTGCATCCGCACCATCATCTGGCCGGGAAAGCGCATCACGTCGGCGCTCAGTCGGTGGCGGAGCCCCTGGAGCCGGTGAACCTGAACGGCCTGCTGGCCGATCTTGCGGCGGAGCTTTCCGCATCGGGCCCACCCGTCACCCTCATTGTGTCGCCGCCGCACATCCTCCCGCTCCGCCGGATGGCGCTGCACCGCGCGCTGCGCAACCTCCTGGAGAACGCCCAGCGCTATGGAGCGGGCGCGACGGTCGGGATCAGCCCTGCCGGGACAGAGACCTTCATCATCATCGACGATGCCGGACCGGGCATCCCGGAGGCGGATCTGGAGCGGGTGTTCGACCCCTTCGAGCGGCTGGAGACCTCCCGCTCGCGCGAGACCGGCGGCGCAGGCCTCGGCCTTCCCATCGCCCGCGCCATCCTGCGCGCCCATGGGGGCGAGGTGAGCCTGTCCAACCGACCGGAAGGCGGGCTGCGGGCAACGGTCCGCCTGCCGGCAGCGAACCAAGGGGCCAAAAGCTCGGGTGAACGCGTCGCGTAAGGTCTAGCCCCGCCGCTCGCGCCAGCCAAGCCAAACGAGGGCGAGGACCGCGAGGGCGAGCCAGGGCAGGAGCACCGCGTTCATGATCTGCCAGCCGAGCAGGTGCAGCATGGCGCCGGCGCCGAGCGAGGTCGCCACCCGACGATGAAGATCACGAGGTCGTTGGCCGCCTGCGCCTGCGCGCGCTCTTCCGGCGCGTAGCATCGCGTGAGCAGCGTGGTGCCGCCGATGAACAGGAAGTTCCAGCCCACGCCCAGCAGAACGAGCGCAGAGGCGAAGGCGAGGAATTGCGTGCCCGACAGGGCGATCAGAACATGACCCGCCAGCAGGAACGCCCCGGCCAGCATCACCTTGAGCACCCCGAAGCGGGAGATCAGAGCGCCGGTGAAGAAGGACGGCAGGAACATGCCCAGCACATGCAGCTGGATCACCGTCGCCGCGGCCGAGAGGTCGTGCTGATGGTGCAGCATGGCGAGCGGGGTCGCCGTCATGGCGAGGATCATCACGCCATAGCCCGTGGCCGCGCCGAACAAGGCGACGAGATAAGCGGGCTGCCGGATGATCGCGCCTAAGGGGCGCCCGCCGCCCGATGCGCTCCGCGCGGGCCGCGGTACGTCCACGCCCTGCAGGAGACCCGCCGCCAGCAGCGAAATGACGGCGAGGATCAGGAACGAGCCGGCATAGCCCGCCGACAGCAAGGGGCCGCCGAAGCGCCCGAGGATCGGTCCGGCAATGGCGGCCACCACCCCGCCCGCAAGAACGAAGGAGATGGCGCGGGGGCGGAAGGCGTCGGTGGCCACCTCCGCCGCGGCGAAGCGATAGAATTGCGCGAAGGCCTGATAGGCGCCGACGAGGCCGGTCCCGAGGCAGAGCAGCGGCAGCGACGCATAAAAGATCCCGAGCGCCCCCAGGAGGCCGCCGAGGGTTCCCAGAACGGCGCCCGCCACGAAGCCGATCCTTCGCCCCACGCGGGCCATCCACAGGGATGCCGGGGCGATGCCGATCGCCGTCCCGAGGAACATGGCCGCAACCGGCAGCGTGGCGAGTTCCGGCGCGGGGGTGATGGCGGCCCCGGCGAGGCCGGCGACCGTCATCACCATGACGGACGCCGTCTGGAACAGCGCCTGGGCGGCGGATAGCAGCGCGACCTGCCGGATCATGCGGCTTCGCG
This window contains:
- a CDS encoding Lrp/AsnC family transcriptional regulator, which codes for MSNADLAEAVGLSASACLRRVRLLERGGVIRGYTAIVETPGPAERLVVLTQITLDRQTEEFLNRFEAAVRRCPEIIDCYLMTGLSDYVLKIEVRNAAEYERLHKEVLSRLPGVARIQSSFAIRTVVSGRPGPL
- a CDS encoding diguanylate cyclase translates to MILSALTIAVCVLLILLIRTLHLALLHSQEVEEQLEVLAVTDQLTGLPNRRAFDLALASEMQRAARHRTPLAVLLIDVDHFKRINDRHGHGVGDVVLTRVARQLARSIRRPGDFAARYGGEEFVAICLPPMWPGPPSSLSRRSPPRRPSAPRRRCGRPRGGAPPP
- a CDS encoding PDC sensor domain-containing protein, with product MATLIVIIITVQGLTLWRSYQETWLLALRSAENVLNTISSSISRNLSVLDLSLRGAQEAVATSGLSDLSPELRQMVLFDRATGAQFLGSMLVLDREGASIVYDSGSVQPRKGNFSDRDYFEAQVRGRGDTYVSAPFESRLRAGDPSIALSRRLTGPNGRFEGVVIAALRIAFFQSLLDHVDLGPRSVVALTRIDGTVIFRHPSTDGKGNTGVSLATSPVFQRMVRWAREAFADRSVFDGVSRYYLHTRIEGYPLILSVGISTEAALS
- a CDS encoding sensor histidine kinase — protein: MAEPLEPVNLNGLLADLAAELSASGPPVTLIVSPPHILPLRRMALHRALRNLLENAQRYGAGATVGISPAGTETFIIIDDAGPGIPEADLERVFDPFERLETSRSRETGGAGLGLPIARAILRAHGGEVSLSNRPEGGLRATVRLPAANQGAKSSGERVA
- a CDS encoding MFS transporter — encoded protein: MIRQVALLSAAQALFQTASVMVMTVAGLAGAAITPAPELATLPVAAMFLGTAIGIAPASLWMARVGRRIGFVAGAVLGTLGGLLGALGIFYASLPLLCLGTGLVGAYQAFAQFYRFAAAEVATDAFRPRAISFVLAGGVVAAIAGPILGRFGGPLLSAGYAGSFLILAVISLLAAGLLQGVDVPRPARSASGGGRPLGAIIRQPAYLVALFGAATGYGVMILAMTATPLAMLHHQHDLSAAATVIQLHVLGMFLPSFFTGALISRFGVLKVMLAGAFLLAGHVLIALSGTQFLAFASALVLLGVGWNFLFIGGTTLLTRCYAPEERAQAQAANDLVIFIVGWRPRSAPAPCCTCSAGRS